In the genome of Xanthomonas translucens pv. cerealis, one region contains:
- a CDS encoding IucA/IucC family protein, whose translation MTESDTRKSSAKQTHAIGSDTSQFGSFQVDGDADSAYITQRIIDCCLREDLHGIASQGCASLPPLPLDTIWPALVGQQAGLWWQVVHWPGGPIWLPVRRSDYMQPVAALSDGWLRRTAQGIQLEFGAQAWLALLAEGRDETTRALHEQYVKEAVLAVKHRTLARSAFAVNAERLAQVLDHPQWSERLLLADQLASYRDHPFYPTARAKTGFDEAALRAYAPECNPAFELHWLAVPRDQATVSTTVPDFWPRLRDLGFDAALESSHAAFPVHPMTWPRLDEFALPDGTLRAQLTYLRVRPSLSVRTVIPLDHPTQHLKLPLLMFTLGALSLRLMRPSSLYDGFWFQRVLNAIRASAPALQDRYVHVDETHFGHVADSLHLSYLLRVYPSMTEGSTLVPVAALCAPMPDGRPFSLHLADRFYAGDVLAWWRHYLDLLCDVHLRLWLAYGVALEANQQNAVIIYRDNAAPHLLMKDNDAGRVYRQRLHSKLPQAETFGPLHNQRILVPDDTALGQMFCTITLQLNLLAVLKCVAEANPALHQLMLGALRQGIVAILQNLQDEGIDTSPAWQLFDAPRLPVKYLLSAGSLLSKDATGAADIQKFYGNSAPNFMLGARRTQSDRRRLQAGVC comes from the coding sequence ATGACTGAATCGGACACGAGGAAATCGAGCGCGAAGCAAACCCACGCGATCGGATCAGACACCAGCCAATTCGGTAGTTTCCAGGTCGATGGCGATGCAGACAGCGCCTATATTACACAGCGCATTATCGACTGCTGCCTACGCGAAGACCTGCATGGCATCGCCAGTCAGGGTTGTGCGTCGCTACCGCCATTGCCGCTGGACACTATCTGGCCAGCGCTCGTTGGCCAGCAAGCGGGGCTGTGGTGGCAGGTAGTGCACTGGCCCGGCGGGCCGATCTGGTTACCCGTTCGGCGCAGCGACTATATGCAGCCTGTGGCCGCACTCAGCGATGGCTGGCTGCGTCGAACGGCACAGGGTATACAGCTGGAATTTGGCGCGCAGGCGTGGCTAGCACTGCTTGCCGAGGGACGCGATGAAACAACCCGGGCGCTGCACGAACAGTATGTCAAGGAAGCCGTCCTGGCCGTAAAGCACCGTACATTGGCACGCTCGGCGTTCGCGGTAAACGCCGAGCGTCTGGCGCAAGTGCTCGATCACCCGCAGTGGAGCGAACGCCTGCTGCTGGCCGATCAACTGGCAAGCTATCGCGACCATCCGTTCTATCCGACGGCGCGCGCAAAGACCGGATTCGATGAAGCCGCTTTGCGCGCTTACGCACCCGAGTGCAATCCAGCTTTCGAGTTGCACTGGCTGGCCGTGCCGCGTGACCAGGCCACGGTCTCAACGACCGTGCCGGACTTCTGGCCGCGCCTGCGCGACCTCGGTTTCGACGCGGCGCTGGAAAGCAGCCATGCCGCATTCCCGGTACATCCGATGACGTGGCCGCGCCTGGACGAGTTCGCCCTGCCCGATGGCACGTTGCGCGCGCAGCTCACCTACCTGCGCGTACGCCCGAGCCTTTCGGTGCGCACGGTGATACCGCTCGACCATCCGACCCAGCACCTGAAGCTGCCGCTGCTGATGTTTACGCTTGGCGCATTGAGCCTGCGCCTTATGCGTCCCTCCTCCCTTTACGACGGCTTCTGGTTTCAACGCGTACTAAACGCGATCCGTGCCAGCGCCCCTGCTTTACAAGACCGCTATGTTCATGTGGATGAAACGCACTTCGGGCACGTCGCCGACAGCCTTCATTTGTCGTATTTGCTGCGCGTCTATCCATCCATGACCGAGGGAAGCACGCTGGTACCCGTCGCAGCACTATGCGCGCCGATGCCGGATGGGCGTCCGTTTTCGCTGCATCTGGCCGACCGTTTTTATGCCGGGGACGTGCTCGCTTGGTGGCGGCATTATCTCGACCTTCTATGCGACGTGCATTTGCGTCTGTGGCTGGCATATGGCGTCGCGCTGGAAGCCAATCAACAGAACGCGGTCATTATTTACCGCGATAATGCGGCGCCGCACCTGCTGATGAAGGATAACGATGCCGGGCGCGTGTACAGGCAGCGCCTGCACAGCAAGTTGCCTCAGGCAGAGACATTCGGACCGCTGCACAATCAACGCATTCTTGTGCCGGACGACACCGCGCTGGGGCAGATGTTCTGCACCATCACACTTCAGCTCAACCTGCTCGCGGTGCTGAAGTGCGTCGCCGAAGCGAATCCGGCCCTGCACCAGCTGATGCTCGGCGCATTACGCCAGGGCATAGTCGCGATCCTGCAAAATTTGCAGGATGAAGGCATTGACACCAGCCCGGCCTGGCAACTGTTTGACGCGCCAAGATTGCCGGTGAAGTATCTGCTCAGTGCCGGCAGCCTGCTCAGCAAGGATGCCACCGGCGCGGCCGACATCCAGAAGTTCTACGGCAACAGCGCACCAAATTTCATGTTGGGCGCGCGTCGGACGCAAAGCGACCGACGGCGATTGCAAGCCGGCGTTTGCTGA
- a CDS encoding MFS transporter, which yields MMRVLRSVLAAHYLAAFTALGMPLFMPRVLAQLAPHSPEWLVGVLYVLPTICTALTAATWGRLADRYGRKLSLVRALLGLAFGFALAGLAPNLPVFILALMIQGGCGGSLAAANAYLATQVQGPALSRSLDWTQFSARLAMVTAPALLGLAIDRGLAQGLYTYLAALPLLGLLLAIQLPPDSVTGNPGTAGVRSAAKPDQRNGARLWGLLGIQFLYYFSVVITFPYFLVYCRTLGIADDSMAGLIYSLPHLVYLVLMPWLRPGKIVLSHWTLLGGLGVLTGASLCQAWLKHAGPLLPVRVLYGVGMTLTIIGLNRAISECAKQGATGRLFGVFDACGKWSGTLGGVIAGVLMQRYGPAMPFFASTLAGIGALIVAAFVFLINKRPGYVPARHT from the coding sequence CTGATGCGCGTCCTGCGCAGCGTCCTGGCCGCTCATTATCTGGCCGCGTTCACCGCCCTGGGCATGCCGCTCTTCATGCCCAGGGTTCTGGCGCAACTGGCGCCGCATTCCCCCGAGTGGCTGGTCGGTGTGCTGTATGTGCTACCCACCATCTGCACGGCGCTCACTGCCGCCACGTGGGGGCGCCTGGCCGATCGGTACGGCCGCAAACTGTCGCTTGTTCGCGCCTTGCTGGGACTGGCATTCGGCTTTGCGCTGGCCGGGCTGGCCCCGAACCTGCCGGTGTTCATCCTCGCGCTGATGATCCAGGGCGGCTGCGGCGGCTCGCTTGCGGCCGCCAATGCCTACCTGGCTACGCAAGTGCAGGGGCCTGCACTCTCTCGCTCGCTGGACTGGACCCAGTTTTCTGCGCGTCTTGCGATGGTCACGGCGCCGGCGCTGCTGGGCCTCGCCATCGATCGGGGACTTGCACAAGGCCTGTATACCTATTTGGCCGCGCTCCCCTTACTTGGCTTGCTGCTGGCGATCCAGCTTCCGCCGGATTCAGTCACCGGCAATCCCGGTACGGCCGGTGTTCGGTCCGCGGCCAAGCCGGATCAACGCAATGGCGCCCGGCTGTGGGGACTACTGGGCATCCAATTTCTCTACTACTTTTCCGTGGTCATCACGTTCCCCTACTTTCTGGTCTATTGCCGGACCCTGGGTATTGCGGATGACAGCATGGCCGGACTGATTTATAGCCTGCCGCACTTGGTCTACCTGGTCCTGATGCCCTGGCTGAGACCGGGAAAAATCGTGCTGTCGCACTGGACGCTACTGGGCGGACTGGGTGTACTGACAGGCGCAAGCCTTTGCCAGGCATGGCTTAAGCATGCAGGCCCGCTGCTGCCGGTGCGGGTTTTGTACGGTGTCGGCATGACCCTGACGATCATTGGTTTAAATCGGGCCATCAGCGAGTGCGCCAAACAAGGGGCAACGGGTCGCCTGTTTGGCGTATTCGACGCCTGCGGCAAATGGTCAGGAACGCTTGGCGGCGTTATCGCCGGTGTCCTGATGCAGCGCTATGGTCCAGCCATGCCATTTTTTGCTTCAACGCTGGCGGGTATTGGCGCACTGATCGTCGCAGCCTTTGTTTTTCTCATCAACAAAAGGCCAGGATATGTTCCAGCACGGCATACGTGA
- a CDS encoding PsiF family protein → MTHSLPLSVCLLLSLSAAPLLADAAAKPQTAQQSLMAKCSAQNKGKQGDAYKTAQKACLSGNSAPAPANTSQQRMKDCNAQAATQKLQGDARKSFMSGCLKKQ, encoded by the coding sequence ATGACCCATTCCCTCCCTCTCTCCGTCTGCCTGCTGCTGAGCCTGAGCGCCGCCCCGTTGCTGGCCGACGCCGCAGCCAAGCCGCAGACCGCGCAGCAATCGTTGATGGCCAAGTGCTCGGCCCAAAACAAGGGCAAGCAGGGCGACGCGTACAAGACCGCGCAGAAAGCCTGCCTCAGCGGCAACAGCGCGCCGGCGCCGGCCAATACGTCGCAGCAGCGGATGAAGGACTGCAATGCGCAGGCCGCCACGCAGAAACTGCAGGGCGATGCGCGCAAGAGCTTCATGAGCGGTTGTCTGAAAAAGCAGTGA
- a CDS encoding ATP-grasp domain-containing protein, producing MSAKPLVILAHIRHAAVVEGFLPAAHRLNLPVVLLTDHRIDHLEYFAREPACAPQKIIECDVFSPLSVIDALYRTGIRPLAVLSNSDHLQTSAALVAQCFDLPGKDWRVCYAAKNKAAMRERLRELGLPTPWFHTLAVGQPMPADAVFPLVAKPREGVSGLDVQMCASRDELHAYTQSFWSRFPDGVLLLEGFLDGPLFSLETLGDGHQACVVGGFDTRLSDPPHFIELESVWNGPISQRHCQQALAQVLALGVNFGVCHSEFALTEHGPVLIEINYRSIGDGCEFMLDRLLGGHWFDWILRLHLGEPLDRTAIERELAAPRQAMLRFYVADREGPLLQASESLIEKTPYAYAVYRSLRKSGDDIRLSHSNKDYLGVLSVVADDQKSLLNTFTTMESHLHWQIQSTTRQPTELYA from the coding sequence ATGTCGGCAAAACCACTCGTCATTCTTGCCCACATCCGCCACGCGGCCGTTGTCGAAGGCTTTCTACCCGCTGCGCATCGGCTGAATTTGCCGGTCGTTTTGCTCACCGACCACCGTATCGATCACCTCGAATATTTCGCGCGTGAGCCGGCCTGCGCGCCGCAGAAAATTATCGAGTGCGACGTATTCAGTCCCCTCAGCGTGATCGACGCGTTGTACCGCACAGGAATCCGGCCACTGGCGGTGTTGTCCAACAGCGATCACCTACAGACCTCCGCTGCGCTGGTGGCACAGTGTTTCGACCTGCCAGGTAAAGACTGGCGCGTATGCTATGCGGCCAAGAACAAGGCCGCCATGCGCGAACGATTGCGCGAACTGGGATTGCCGACGCCCTGGTTTCATACGCTGGCGGTAGGCCAACCGATGCCGGCAGATGCCGTCTTCCCGCTAGTGGCCAAACCACGCGAAGGCGTCTCGGGACTGGACGTCCAGATGTGTGCTTCGCGGGACGAACTGCATGCCTATACGCAATCATTCTGGAGTCGATTTCCCGATGGTGTTTTGCTGTTGGAGGGCTTTCTTGACGGCCCACTGTTCAGCCTCGAAACGCTGGGTGACGGGCACCAGGCATGCGTTGTCGGCGGCTTCGATACGCGTCTGTCGGACCCGCCGCATTTCATCGAACTGGAGTCGGTCTGGAACGGTCCGATCTCTCAACGTCACTGCCAGCAGGCGCTGGCGCAAGTGCTCGCGCTTGGCGTCAATTTCGGCGTCTGCCATAGCGAATTTGCACTGACCGAACATGGCCCCGTGCTGATCGAGATCAATTACCGGAGTATTGGCGACGGCTGCGAGTTCATGCTTGACCGCCTGCTTGGCGGTCACTGGTTCGACTGGATTTTGCGCCTGCACCTGGGAGAACCGTTGGACCGGACCGCAATAGAGCGCGAACTGGCGGCGCCCCGACAGGCGATGTTGCGTTTTTACGTCGCCGATCGCGAAGGGCCGTTGCTTCAGGCCAGTGAATCACTGATCGAGAAAACGCCATACGCCTATGCGGTCTACCGCAGCTTGCGTAAATCCGGCGATGACATTCGCTTGAGTCACTCCAACAAGGACTACCTTGGTGTCTTGAGCGTCGTCGCCGACGATCAGAAAAGCCTACTGAATACGTTCACGACCATGGAATCGCACTTGCATTGGCAGATCCAGTCGACCACTCGCCAGCCGACGGAACTATACGCATGA
- a CDS encoding IucA/IucC family protein, which yields MFQHGIRDQWHEAQAQAQAISCWLNCYLREFALPREQADFNYRGLDAPAALLHGERQQLLRIRFAEAGYLICARVVRTSMLGRCEYQSAPYLKSPGHPWRCADANTMAHFLLERLAHECGFNAELLAQSQNSVAITAQLLRLAKQAEVDDAVACGDALIEAEQAMLWGHALHPTPKSREGVPLAQVLACAPEARSQFQLFWFRIDPRLYRAQGQGVRATLAQAGGAADLYPCHPWEAERVLAHPLLRQAQARGWIEPLGERGLALRPTSSVRTLYHAELDYFLKLSVHVRLTNCVRKNAWYELESAVALTRLLAPVWRALAKRVPGFQVLLEPAATDLDFSALGGDAHACRELGESFGMLYRQAIPAAQRVRFQPQVAGALFTRDARGNAPCAAPLQALARRYGGSLDAAAAAWFHAYARLLLDGVWSAWFDYGIALEPHLQNTVIGSVDGLPARVWIRDLEGTKLLPARWPAARLHGMSETARQSLYYSAEQGWNRIAYCALVNNLAEAIFHLADGHERRERQLWRIVGTIAQAWQQRHGRQPALQALLDGAPLPAKNNLRLRLLQRADRHADYTLLPNPIAPPAQRQAAA from the coding sequence ATGTTCCAGCACGGCATACGTGATCAGTGGCATGAGGCACAGGCACAAGCGCAGGCGATTTCCTGCTGGCTGAACTGCTACCTGCGTGAATTCGCGCTACCACGCGAGCAGGCTGACTTCAATTACCGCGGCCTGGACGCTCCCGCCGCGCTGCTCCACGGCGAGCGGCAACAGCTACTACGCATCCGGTTCGCCGAAGCTGGCTACCTGATCTGCGCGCGCGTCGTCCGCACCAGCATGCTAGGCCGCTGCGAGTATCAGTCCGCGCCCTATCTAAAAAGCCCTGGTCATCCCTGGCGTTGCGCCGATGCCAATACCATGGCCCATTTCCTGCTGGAACGGCTGGCGCATGAATGTGGTTTCAACGCCGAACTGCTTGCGCAAAGTCAAAACAGCGTCGCGATCACCGCGCAGCTACTGCGTCTTGCCAAGCAGGCCGAAGTTGACGATGCGGTCGCATGCGGTGATGCCTTGATCGAGGCGGAGCAAGCCATGCTATGGGGACACGCGCTGCATCCGACGCCGAAGAGCCGCGAAGGCGTGCCGCTGGCGCAGGTGCTGGCCTGTGCGCCGGAAGCGCGCAGCCAGTTCCAGTTGTTCTGGTTCCGCATCGACCCGCGCCTGTACCGCGCCCAGGGCCAGGGCGTGCGCGCCACGCTGGCACAGGCCGGCGGTGCAGCGGACCTGTATCCGTGCCATCCATGGGAAGCCGAGCGCGTGCTCGCGCACCCGCTGCTGCGCCAGGCGCAGGCGCGCGGCTGGATCGAACCGCTGGGCGAACGCGGACTGGCGCTGCGCCCGACCTCGTCGGTGCGCACGCTGTACCACGCCGAGCTGGATTACTTCCTCAAGCTGTCGGTGCACGTGCGCCTGACCAACTGCGTGCGCAAGAACGCCTGGTACGAACTGGAAAGCGCGGTCGCGCTGACCCGCCTGCTGGCGCCGGTCTGGCGCGCACTGGCCAAGCGCGTGCCGGGCTTCCAGGTGTTGCTGGAGCCGGCCGCCACCGACCTGGATTTCTCCGCGCTGGGCGGCGATGCGCACGCCTGCCGCGAACTCGGCGAAAGCTTCGGCATGCTCTACCGGCAGGCGATACCGGCAGCCCAACGTGTGCGTTTCCAACCACAGGTGGCCGGCGCGCTGTTCACTCGCGATGCGCGTGGCAATGCTCCCTGCGCCGCGCCGCTGCAGGCGTTGGCACGACGCTATGGTGGTAGCCTGGATGCGGCCGCCGCGGCCTGGTTCCATGCCTATGCACGACTGTTGCTGGATGGGGTCTGGAGCGCGTGGTTCGACTACGGCATCGCGCTCGAACCGCATCTGCAGAACACCGTGATCGGCAGCGTGGACGGCCTTCCGGCGCGGGTCTGGATCCGCGACCTGGAAGGCACCAAGCTGCTGCCGGCGCGCTGGCCGGCCGCGCGTCTGCACGGCATGTCGGAGACCGCGCGGCAGTCGCTGTACTATAGTGCCGAACAGGGCTGGAACCGGATCGCCTACTGCGCGCTGGTCAACAATCTAGCCGAGGCGATCTTCCATCTGGCCGACGGCCACGAGCGCCGCGAGCGCCAGCTGTGGCGGATCGTCGGCACCATCGCCCAGGCCTGGCAGCAGCGCCACGGCCGGCAACCGGCGCTGCAGGCGCTGCTCGACGGCGCGCCGCTGCCGGCCAAGAACAACCTGCGCCTGCGCCTGCTGCAACGCGCCGACCGCCATGCCGACTACACCCTGTTGCCCAACCCCATCGCGCCGCCGGCGCAGCGGCAGGCCGCGGCATGA
- a CDS encoding type III PLP-dependent enzyme, whose protein sequence is MSLHIDPAPLASALAQLRERGDGPLCAYVYDLAALRCHATAMRTQLPAYCELYYAAKANAEPPLLRTLAPSVDGFEAASGGELQWLRQHQPGRPLLFGGPGKLDAELQLAVSLPECTLHVESLGELQRLARIAAQAGRRVPLFLRMNIAVPGMRDTRLMMGGRPSPFGLDALDLETAMRLLRDAPALQLAGFHFHLMSHQCDAQAQLRLVAGYLQTVQGWRQAYALGPLTVNAGGGFGVNYADAAASFDWTGFCAGLPAILCAHDDGLRLRLEPGRYVSASCGWYLMEVLDIKRSHGEFFAIGRGGTHHFRTPAAQGHDHPFLVLRGTQPPVLRDTRVTLVGQLCTPKDVLARAQPVAALAPGDCLAFPLAGAYAWNISHQQFLMHPPPQMLFVDAAG, encoded by the coding sequence ATGAGCCTGCACATCGATCCGGCACCGCTGGCGAGCGCGCTGGCGCAGTTGCGCGAGCGTGGCGACGGGCCGCTGTGCGCCTACGTCTACGACCTGGCCGCATTGCGCTGCCACGCCACCGCGATGCGCACCCAGCTGCCAGCCTATTGCGAGCTGTACTACGCGGCCAAGGCCAATGCCGAGCCGCCGCTGCTGCGCACGCTGGCGCCATCGGTGGACGGTTTCGAGGCGGCGTCCGGCGGCGAACTGCAGTGGCTACGCCAACATCAACCGGGCCGGCCTCTATTGTTCGGCGGCCCCGGCAAGCTCGACGCCGAACTGCAGCTGGCCGTGTCATTGCCCGAGTGCACGCTGCACGTGGAGAGCCTGGGCGAACTGCAGCGGCTGGCGCGCATCGCCGCGCAAGCAGGGCGCCGCGTGCCGCTGTTCCTGCGCATGAACATCGCCGTGCCCGGCATGCGCGACACGCGCCTGATGATGGGCGGGCGGCCGTCGCCGTTCGGGCTGGACGCGCTGGACCTGGAGACGGCCATGCGCCTGCTGCGCGACGCCCCGGCGCTGCAGCTGGCCGGCTTCCACTTCCACCTGATGTCGCACCAGTGCGACGCGCAAGCGCAGTTGCGCCTGGTCGCCGGCTATCTGCAGACCGTGCAGGGCTGGCGCCAGGCCTACGCACTGGGTCCGCTGACGGTGAACGCCGGTGGCGGCTTCGGCGTGAACTACGCCGATGCGGCGGCCTCGTTCGACTGGACCGGGTTCTGCGCCGGCCTGCCGGCGATACTGTGCGCGCACGACGACGGCCTGCGCCTGCGCCTGGAGCCGGGCCGCTACGTCAGCGCCAGCTGCGGCTGGTACCTGATGGAGGTGCTCGACATCAAGCGCAGCCATGGCGAATTTTTCGCCATCGGCCGCGGCGGCACGCATCATTTTCGCACTCCGGCCGCGCAAGGCCACGATCATCCGTTCCTGGTACTGCGCGGCACGCAACCGCCGGTGTTGCGCGACACGCGGGTGACCCTGGTCGGCCAGTTGTGCACGCCCAAGGACGTGCTGGCGCGCGCGCAACCGGTCGCGGCCCTGGCGCCGGGCGACTGCCTGGCCTTCCCGCTCGCCGGCGCCTATGCCTGGAACATCTCGCACCAGCAGTTCCTGATGCACCCGCCGCCGCAGATGCTATTCGTGGACGCTGCAGGCTAG